From the Maioricimonas rarisocia genome, one window contains:
- a CDS encoding glycosyltransferase family 39 protein, which produces MSASAAPTSFGPNTRRAVWLGIILLAGLLLRATGLDARSLWYDEALSSATIRFDWTEIIVRRATAGSVHPPLYYLLLKAWSRAFGSSDAALRSLSLVAGLCGIAGMYLLARELSLLGHAGDQASGRVGLWAAFLMALHPMQILTSQQVRGYAVGTALLIWSNWLLVRALRGEGRSLTAQWCLWGTLTTLFCYTNNLAVLSVAAQVVFAVLYLGGTKLFSSRDSSAVGAVAGEEPDRKVAASAPDLRAQVSAAACGLSIVAVAWGLPWMSRVASQASTVRTTQAIVRPFRVKQIPQEIHRAIVSSWAQKRSWRNLSIWPTTALMAAVFLYLAFRGGWPGWYLICTSILPVVVIVLFSTVSARSIVHTRYLTFVQPIWIAAVAYTVFRHRRCLEQTIVAAWLVAVLLSLCHDSWSEIGPGHNPGMRAAVQHVSQNLESGDLVLARERHVFFGMRHYFDEAALPLLLVDQPDPQKLRAGTELRTSELITPDGVLKHEPSRVWIFSTVAYSAPQRADFEVPVCWELADIEVFEQDYFWEGTVTVRRYIVPPGNVSCQSQEAPTESE; this is translated from the coding sequence GTGAGTGCTTCTGCTGCACCGACGAGTTTCGGCCCCAACACCCGACGTGCCGTCTGGCTCGGCATCATTCTGCTGGCCGGGCTGTTGCTGCGGGCAACCGGGCTCGATGCGCGCAGCCTGTGGTATGACGAAGCCCTTTCCTCCGCGACGATTCGATTTGACTGGACCGAGATCATCGTTCGCCGTGCTACTGCGGGCTCGGTACATCCGCCACTCTACTACCTGCTCCTGAAAGCGTGGTCCAGAGCCTTCGGCAGTTCCGACGCTGCACTGCGATCCCTGTCACTGGTTGCTGGCCTGTGCGGCATTGCCGGCATGTATCTGCTCGCACGGGAACTGAGCCTCCTGGGGCATGCCGGGGACCAGGCGTCGGGTCGCGTCGGACTCTGGGCCGCGTTCCTGATGGCCCTGCACCCGATGCAGATTCTGACGTCGCAGCAGGTCCGCGGGTACGCCGTGGGAACGGCACTGCTGATCTGGAGCAACTGGCTGCTTGTCCGTGCGCTCCGCGGAGAGGGCCGGTCGCTGACTGCACAGTGGTGTCTCTGGGGGACGCTGACAACTCTCTTCTGCTACACGAACAACCTGGCAGTGCTGTCGGTCGCGGCTCAGGTGGTGTTCGCCGTGCTCTACCTGGGCGGAACAAAGCTCTTCTCATCCCGCGACAGCAGCGCGGTTGGTGCCGTCGCCGGGGAAGAGCCGGACAGGAAGGTAGCGGCTTCCGCTCCCGACCTGCGCGCCCAGGTATCGGCCGCGGCCTGCGGACTCTCGATTGTGGCTGTGGCATGGGGTCTTCCCTGGATGTCGCGGGTTGCCTCTCAGGCATCGACCGTCCGCACGACGCAGGCCATCGTGCGTCCATTCAGAGTGAAACAGATCCCTCAGGAGATTCACCGGGCGATTGTCAGTTCGTGGGCTCAGAAGCGGTCCTGGCGGAACCTTTCCATCTGGCCAACCACGGCACTGATGGCGGCGGTCTTCCTGTATCTCGCTTTCCGAGGAGGCTGGCCTGGCTGGTACCTCATCTGCACAAGCATCCTGCCGGTCGTCGTGATCGTGCTGTTCTCGACGGTGTCCGCACGGAGCATCGTACACACGCGATACCTGACTTTCGTGCAGCCGATCTGGATCGCTGCCGTCGCGTACACCGTCTTCCGGCATCGGCGCTGTCTCGAGCAAACGATCGTCGCGGCGTGGCTCGTGGCCGTGTTGCTCTCCCTCTGCCACGACAGCTGGAGCGAAATCGGTCCCGGCCACAATCCGGGTATGCGTGCTGCCGTCCAGCATGTGAGCCAGAACCTCGAGTCTGGAGACCTGGTGCTGGCCCGCGAGCGCCACGTGTTCTTCGGCATGCGGCACTACTTCGATGAGGCGGCCTTGCCGCTCCTGCTGGTCGATCAACCGGATCCGCAGAAGCTGCGAGCGGGAACCGAACTGCGGACGTCGGAGCTGATCACACCGGATGGGGTTCTGAAGCATGAACCATCCAGAGTGTGGATCTTTTCCACCGTGGCCTACAGCGCTCCTCAGCGGGCCGACTTCGAAGTGCCGGTCTGCTGGGAGCTGGCCGACATCGAGGTCTTCGAACAGGACTACTTCTGGGAGGGGACCGTTACGGTTCGCCGCTACATCGTCCCTCCGGGAAACGTCAGCTGCCAGAGCCAGGAAGCGCCGACGGAATCCGAGTGA
- a CDS encoding cysteine peptidase family C39 domain-containing protein, with protein MLLRHVPAVARFRAAAWCGRSPATPSGGTATVFSKRALAKTPVLIAEVAVNGAAITTLCAVALPLLLNGANQAASLDASPRTPPASETAEAGALQWEPSWRDRGDCGPVALYILMRLQGRETSIEDVKSVVPYNADLGCSLATLAEAAEEMDFPAELRFVRQQDLPRLGVPFIYHSEGSLKEGTGHFGVVAGYSAERDQFITIDTEFESSGWIPVENLSTRYSGYVLIPKQSGTVSGPQGQRFWILSAIGVAWAGILVSGRIRRRPATVVDPASKDSHS; from the coding sequence ATGCTGTTGAGACACGTTCCGGCCGTCGCCCGCTTTCGGGCGGCGGCCTGGTGCGGACGCTCGCCGGCAACGCCTTCGGGCGGCACGGCAACTGTCTTCTCGAAACGAGCACTCGCGAAAACTCCAGTTCTCATTGCGGAGGTCGCTGTGAACGGTGCAGCAATCACTACTCTTTGTGCAGTCGCATTGCCGTTGCTCCTTAACGGGGCGAACCAGGCGGCATCCCTGGATGCTTCCCCGAGGACTCCTCCTGCAAGCGAGACCGCAGAGGCGGGCGCACTGCAGTGGGAGCCATCGTGGCGTGATCGGGGGGACTGCGGACCAGTCGCCCTCTATATCCTGATGCGACTGCAGGGTCGCGAGACATCGATCGAGGATGTCAAGAGTGTTGTCCCGTACAACGCCGACCTCGGCTGCTCTCTGGCCACCCTTGCCGAGGCCGCCGAGGAGATGGACTTCCCTGCAGAACTACGCTTCGTTCGCCAGCAGGATCTGCCCAGGCTGGGCGTTCCCTTCATCTATCACTCCGAAGGGAGTCTGAAGGAAGGGACCGGGCATTTCGGGGTCGTCGCGGGCTACTCGGCCGAGCGCGATCAGTTCATCACGATCGACACGGAGTTCGAGTCGTCCGGCTGGATCCCGGTCGAGAACCTCTCGACCCGCTATTCCGGATACGTATTGATCCCGAAGCAGTCCGGCACGGTGTCGGGACCCCAGGGCCAACGCTTCTGGATCCTCTCAGCCATCGGAGTCGCCTGGGCTGGAATCCTGGTGTCCGGTCGAATTCGCAGGCGTCCCGCGACCGTCGTCGATCCGGCTTCAAAAGATTCGCATTCATGA
- a CDS encoding DUF1559 domain-containing protein, whose translation MRVELSRRRQAGFTLIELLVAIAIIGILIALLVPAVQSAREAARRMQCTNNLKQIGIALHNYHDAHNTLPFGCGPDDDGGVSSVGSLDARRYSAHSQLLPYLDQAPVYNLIDFDVATFAPFVNAGMDEPQINETGATTAINGQAAATSLGVFLCPSDPDYIEILWGHNNYRACNGNSWSGRDGNGMFGQVSSVSFGNVRDGLSMTAMFSERCKGRWNDAIHDHLADLYDIRGVWTEDTFRDECASLTPQTAQAYTHEIDSGQNWLEGNMNWTRYNHLLPPNHLSCKNGITWDGVAMAATSRHPAGVNLLLGDGAVRFVSDQIDRQTWHDLGTIAGGETIGEF comes from the coding sequence ATGCGTGTTGAACTCTCCCGCCGGCGGCAGGCCGGTTTCACGCTGATTGAGCTTCTGGTCGCGATCGCCATCATCGGCATCCTGATCGCCCTGCTCGTCCCCGCTGTCCAGTCGGCACGGGAAGCGGCCCGCCGGATGCAGTGCACCAACAACCTCAAGCAGATCGGCATCGCCCTGCACAACTACCACGACGCCCATAACACCCTTCCCTTCGGCTGCGGACCGGACGACGATGGCGGCGTCTCTTCCGTCGGCAGTCTCGATGCCCGACGGTACTCGGCTCATTCCCAGCTCCTCCCCTACCTCGATCAGGCGCCTGTCTACAACCTCATCGACTTCGACGTCGCCACCTTCGCTCCCTTCGTCAACGCCGGCATGGATGAGCCGCAGATCAACGAGACCGGAGCCACCACCGCCATCAACGGCCAGGCGGCCGCCACGTCTCTGGGCGTCTTTCTCTGCCCCTCCGATCCCGATTACATCGAGATCCTGTGGGGCCACAACAACTATCGGGCCTGCAACGGCAATTCGTGGTCGGGCCGCGATGGCAACGGCATGTTCGGACAGGTCAGCAGCGTCAGCTTCGGCAACGTGCGGGACGGGCTCTCGATGACCGCCATGTTCAGCGAACGCTGCAAGGGCCGCTGGAACGACGCCATCCACGACCATCTTGCCGATCTGTATGACATCCGCGGCGTGTGGACCGAGGACACGTTCCGTGATGAGTGCGCCAGTCTGACGCCCCAGACGGCGCAGGCGTATACTCACGAGATCGACTCCGGCCAGAACTGGCTGGAGGGGAACATGAACTGGACGCGGTACAACCATCTGCTCCCGCCGAATCATCTCAGCTGCAAGAACGGCATCACCTGGGACGGTGTGGCGATGGCGGCCACCAGCCGTCATCCGGCCGGTGTCAATCTGCTGCTGGGTGACGGGGCCGTCCGCTTCGTCAGCGACCAGATCGACAGGCAGACCTGGCACGATCTGGGAACCATCGCCGGCGGCGAAACCATCGGCGAGTTCTGA